The sequence below is a genomic window from Meles meles chromosome 3, mMelMel3.1 paternal haplotype, whole genome shotgun sequence.
GGTTTTCTTTAGTTTGCTTGGTTCCTGAAATTGAGTTCACATGTTTTTCATCCTCACTTTTTGCTTTTTCACTGGACTCTGATGAAGCAGAAAGAATTGAGGATGAACTTCCGGTTCTTCTCCAAGTGCTTACTCGAGGAAGGGATGATGAATGCTTGCTGTGCTCACGTTTCCAGGTTCCTGATCTATTAATCGGAAGTCTAGAAGGACTTTCAGAATGGGAGCGTGCTATATCATGGCGCTTTGCTGGTCTTCCATCATTATACTCTATGGTGGGACTGAGATTAGGAGGGAGTTTTCGCCATCCACCAGACTGAACAGACGAATGTGTGGACAGAGACATATCAGGAAGGGAAGGACTTAAAACCGGAGTCTGTGCCTGGGACCTAGTGGGAGAATCTGGTCtagaagatggagaaagagattCAAATGAAGCAGACTCCTCCAGTTTTCTCCTTAGGGTTGGGCTTGGAGCTTCTTTGATGAAAGTTGACTGGCGTACTAATACCGGTCTCTCTGACCTATCAGATTCACTTCCACTTGACTTCGTTGAAGACATTCTAGAAAGTTCCACCTTTTTACTGGCTCCATTGCTATTATTTATCTGATTTAGTCCTTTGGAGGCAGACTCACTTCTTGGGATACTACTGCCATTCTTGGATAAACCCGTTTGTTTGGTAAGATTCTGTTGGCTCATCTGTCTGCCTGGAGATGTATAAGACATCTTCCCAGAACCTGAGGACTTAGTCGAAGCAGTACTAGGGGATGAAGTCCTTGGCAACTGAGATAATTTGTTGGGAGGACTTATTCCATTTCTACCAGGAGAAATTGAGTTTCGCCCTGGAGACTGCATAGGTCTACTTAATGGTTGTTGGGCAGGTCTTGAAGGAGTGGAATCTCTAGATCCTGATCTAGAAGGCCCTTTATTTGCGACAGCTGGTTGGGATGTCGGCCTGGTTACAGGGCTTAATTCTGACTTCACTGATGGCTTGGCTCCTCTAGGAGAGGTGGTGGCTGTCTGACCTTCGCTAGGGCTTTTGGAAGCTGGAGTCTTAAGAGGTGGGCCTTTCTTAGAAACTGGACTTGTACTTGAAGAGCTATTTCGAACTCCTGGAATATGAATCATTGTCCTGCCTCGAGAGATGGAAGGCATGTTTGCTTGAAGGGACTGTTTCATTTGGTTTGAAATCTCCGAATTAGATCGCACTTTTCCAGTAAGTAaacttttataaacttttttccctcctttgattcctttattttcagattctatCTTTTTAGTTTCCAATGTGCTCTTCTCCCCAGGTTTTAGAATTCGTGGGCCCTTATTACTTGTAAAGGGTTTTTCCTCTTGATCAGGTGTAAGATGAAATGGTGATCCCAGAGAGATTCCTGATTTCAGTGAAAGGATGGAATCTGAGTCAGATGAAGCTTGTCTAGATAaacaggcagcagcagcagcttgaTGTAAACTACTTACTATGGAATTTGCACCTTCCTGAATAGCTTTCCAATCAAAATTTTCTGAATCTGGGGATAAACCATGTTCTGAATCTGGTCTCTGTATATCTTTCAAATCGAGTGTCAAATCTTCTGCTAATATGCCACTCATATTTCTGGGGCTATGCTTTTCATTATCACCCTTGAGTCTTGAAGGCTTTTTCTTCTTTGGCATTGCAGAACTTATACATTCTTGCAACAGGTCGTCTTCAGAATCAATACTAAGAGAACTGAGAGAACTGTTtcttgagaaacaaacaggggtATCTTCAACGTGAAATGATTTAGGAGCGTAACCTGATGCCTGAGGTTTACTTGGTTCTCCCTGTGAGTTAGGGGGCTCTGTCTTTTTGATAGgttcattttctttgttattgttgttttcttgATCAATGTCACTAAGGGAACTTAGAGAGGAGTTTCGAGAAAAGCACACTGGTGTGTTTTCAATAGCAAAGTTTTGTAATTTTTCGTCAGTTGCTGCCCCTCTGTCTGGTACGTCTTTGGATGACTGTGGAAAAGTGGACTGCTTCTGCAGCAAGGGTTTAGACTGACCTCGATTTATTGGATGTTTTGTAACAGCCTGTGTCTTATTAGCTGACTGTTGATTAGTGGTTAGTTCTGTGTGGCTGGTAACTTTAGCTTCtgattccttattttctttcccctttcttaaTTCAGCCTTTTCTCTGGAAAggtcaacatcatcatcatcaaaatcTAGAGAACTCAAAGAATCATTtcgtgaaaaacagtatggagttcctTCAATGGGTGTGTAGTGATGAGGTGAATCAAAAGTAAAACTTCCTCTGACTCGATCTTCGTTATTTGGTAGCTTATCATTGAAGTCCTTGGAACTATTTTTcaagttctgtttctttgaatCTTTGTTGTCTGAGAAAGTTCTTTcagcatttaaattattttttgagtcTGCATTTTTTCTTACACGTGTCCTATACTCAGTATTTTGTGGTATAGGTTTTACTGGTGAAGtaggtttctttttcttaccatCTAATTGATTTTTGTTAGTTCCAGATGAAGACATAGATGCTTGCTGGACTTGGTCCATTATCTTTTTTACACGGAAAGGTTTGTGACTTTTTCCTTTGGGCATAGCAGAATTAATGCATTCTGCAAGAATATCACCTTCTTCTGTTTTACTATCATCCAGTTCAGATATTGTTACAGATGGGGTTTTTCCTCTTTGAGCCTCATCTGTACTTCTGCCTTCTGTAGGAATGGTATCTCGTTTTTCGAAGTCACTTGACTGTGGCCCTGTTCTAACCCCTTCCCCAGCAGCTAACTCATTTGGAGGAGATTCTATCGTTAGGTCACTTAAAGACGTAGCTGTAGAAAAGTTTATAGGTGTCCCTTCTACACAATATACCCGCGGCATATCATCTCCTGGTGTAAAACTAACATGCTTTTGTGCTTGTAACCTGTTTTGTGATGGAAGAAGTTTGTACACAGGAAGTTGACTTGGTTTCCTTGCCACAGGGGGAGGTAATTTTGAAGCAGTCTGGGCTGGTTTTTTGGCTTTGCGTGAAGATTTTGTTGGCATGGCAGAAATAATACATTCTTCTAGTATTTCAATATCATCATCATCTGAGTCATCTAACAGGTCTTTTTCGGAGTCGATAGGTTTTTCCGTCTCTTTTTCCtggttttcatttgcttcttcAGGCTGCTCAGATTCAGTTTCATTCCCATTGTCATTTTCCTGAACTGGAGGCATTATTCTTAATTCCACATCTTTCTGTATAAATGGCTCATCGAGGCTCAGAGCACTCAGGCTAGAGGAACAAGAAAATCCATCTGGAGTACTTTCTGTGGCAAAATGTAACAGAGTGTCAGCATCTGGAAGAACCTGGACTCTCTGTACCGCAGCATTTACAGCAGCTTGCTTAGGTCCACTCTCCCTCTTTTCCACAGCAGGGGCTTTGTTTTTAGGCACCTCTCGCTTGGTTTGAACTGTCTGAGGCGGAGGGGGAGGGGTCTTACTTCTGCTTGGTGGCATGGTTTGTCCAGGGCTATCTGGAAGGTCACTGGGGCTTATAATGCCACTTACCATTCCACTGCAGGGTTCACTCTGAACAGAGCTGGCAATTGAACGGCTCTCAAAGCTATCGAGCGAACTCACTGAGGTACATCGGCTAAACATGAGTGGGGTCTCCTGAACATAGTGCTCTGGTGGACTTTTAGGTGTCTGAGCACCACTTTTTGATGGGGATTTGGCCCCTGAGGAAAATTCAACAGCTTTGTGCCTGGTTGATTCTGCAGGTAAACCAGAAGCCTGAAGTCTGCTGGATTTGGTTCGAATATGCTGTGACACTGTTGGAACTTCACTCACAGAATCTTCTGTTGTTCTAGTCccactgttttctttgatttctgctatTTGTAGGGTATTAGCAGAATCTGTTTCCTGGGTTGCCCGATCACATCCTATTTCATCTTCAGCTGATGACAAAGATGATAATGAACTGCAGCGTGAAAAACAAATTGGGGTGTCCTCTACACAGTAAGTCTGTATTGTTTCTTGGTTGATGGAGGGAACTTTGCAGGAGGTGGCTTTGGGGGTCTGACCATTTCTGCTTTGTGCTGAACTTGGGTGGTGCTGATTCTGCCTCTTGGCATTAGATGAGGGTGTGGATGTATTCTCACTGCTTGAAGAGATGTGTTCAGTTTTAGTGCTCTGTCCAGATGAATTCTTTGAGAATGAGAATGGTGGTTTCTGTGAAGAAGGAATGTCTGTGGCATATTTTAAACTATAATCAATAGGCTGATCCACATGATGTTTTTCTTCGTTGTATTTTATGCTATAATTTGTtggtctttcttcttcctcatgcTGCTCTTCCTCGGAGTAGCGTTCACTATAGTTGGTTGGCTTATCATCTTCATAGTCATCTTCCTGACACAAAGACTGGTTTACATTTTGATTAATTCCATGATTCGAACCTACTCGATTTGTTTCTGAACCACTGGCTCCTCTTGACCTATATGGGGAAACACATTCCTGCTGTCCAAAATGTGGCTGGAACTTGAGGTGTTTATCATCAGTGCTCTCGGTATATACGGGGTAAGTTGTGCTTTGACTTCTTGGTTGTCTCTGCtcactttgttttatttcatcttctaTTATATGTTTGGGTCTTGCCCATCTTTCATTCTGTGAAGGGCTTTGCCTTCCGGAGTTCAACTGCTCATCGGAATATTTAAGACTATAATTTATTGGTGTATCTAGTTCTCCGTCATTGTCATCCATGTGATTTGCGCTATGTATTTTATGGGCCAGGTCAGCTGGATATTGACCATAGCTGCAAAATTTACTTTCATCGTCTTCAGAATAGGATTCAATGGAAGGCTTCATCTGACCTCTTTTACCATAACCATCACTACTACTGACACTGTTTAAACTATCATTTGAAGATCTCTTATATTCCAAGCTAGCATAAGGCATAGGACATGTCCTATTTGAACCTTCCGACTTACTGAAGTTGTaagtgtttgcatgtgtgtgggCAGTAGAGCTTCTTCTTAGTGCATTCCTCTCATCTGTCCCACAATGTAACTCGGTGGTAGACCCAGAACTTCTGTCTTCTTGGGAGGTGTGAATGGCTGATACTTCTTCCATGACTTTGGCAATCTGGGCTGCAGTGGTGGAAATCTGCAAACCTCGCTTTGAAGAAGTGCCTGAATTTTCTGTTGCCGGGTGGTAGTTGCCTAGGCTGATTCCTCGTTCTCTCTCCAAACTTCTATCTTTTTCAGAACGAGAACTGTCTAAACTTCCTCTTGAGGAAGAAGAGCTAGGCAACACTGTGGTATTTAAATATGGTGAAAGGACGGTCATATTTCCAGTATTAAAATTGTCTGACCTATTATCATCATGTCGGTTGGTGTCAAAAACATAGTCACTATAAAGACTTTGCTTGTGTCGTTGCTTATTACGATGAGATGCCTTGGGACTTAAATTGTCAATATTGTCAAAAGTTTCTGATAAATGCTGAGCATCTAATTCTGCTTCTAgggctttttgttttctgacatGAAGAGATGGCAAGCTTGAACCAGGAGACATAATATTGGCATCCTTATACTTTGCAGGTCTATTTGCCATGAGATTCCTTAAAGCTGCAGCGCTTCCCATAGCAATCATTTTGTGCTTTGAATGTATGAGGTTTTTGAGCATGCTGACTGCCCCCATGTCCCATAATGCTTCTTGGTCTTTAGGATTTCTTGCTGAGAGATTCCACAAGGTTCCACATGCATTACTGACTATTGTCAAACTGTGAGATTTCAAGTGTTGTAATAAGGTTTGCAGGCAGTTGTTCTCTCTTAGGATTTGcctgaaataaaataagagatcCCAAAATTAAAGTAACAATCTCCTTATTGTAACAACAAATAAACAgttagaaaacaaatttaaatctAAAGATAACTACTAAAACTTATTGATAGGCATAATAAAACTGCCCCAAATTATACTATAAATTTCAAGCatttcaaaattccttttgttCCTACTTCATTTAATGTTTACTGTTTAAAAATACTCATCTGTCAAGACTATAAGAAGTAAAAGTGTTAACTTTAATCTGTTCTGCATTTCTTATTCTGATCCaatagctgctgctgctgcttcctttcttttttattttttaaaatattttacttatttgacagaaatcacaactaggcagagaggcaggcagagagagaggaggaagcaggctccccgcagagcagagagcccgacgcgggactcaatcccaggaccctgggatcatgacccgagccaaaggcagaggctttaacccactgagccacccaggcgccccatcttttttaaagattttatttatttgacagagagaaaggacaagcagggggagcagcaggctctctgctctgcagagaagatgtggggatcgatccccagactctgggatcatgacctgaggcaaaagcaggcgcttaatggactgaaccacccaggtgcccctgacccccccaggtgcccctgaccccatagcttttaaaatttcccttggggtacctgggtggctccgtaagttgaacatccaactcttgatttcagctcaggtcatgatctcaaggtcttgagatagagcctgtgtcaggctccccactcagtggggagtctgctcgaggattcttcctctctctccctttcccctccccctccactcatATGCTCTCTTTAATTCCTGAGCAGAAACACTTGCTTTATCTACATGATGACAGAGTTCCTCAATGAATGTATTATAAAATCTTATCCTGAATAGGGACTTTGTGGTAACTTAATCTATAGATGGGTTCCACAATGTTAACTACAAGAAATCTTGGAAGAGGTAGAAAAATCGATCAATCAATCTTTACAGGGAGCACACTGTAAGCGCCTAGACTGGCAAAGTGACTTTTTAGAATAACCTCTATCCTCCTGGATTGATTTTGTGATAATGCTATCCCCCTTAGAAGTGTGCTCTGTCAAACTGTGTGTGGAGTTATTACTTCTAGTGAAAGGTTTCGAAAATTTAAAGGTTAACTATAAAAACAAAGGTTGAGAGTTATCATAATGAACTTTGAGACTTGAAAGAGCAATGGCTTGTTTAATGCATGGTAAACTTAATTTTAATGATAGCATATTCAACTTTAGAGGTCTTTAAAACTGATTGGCAAGGGTGTACAATGAGCTTTAACGTGACAATCTTCTCTGAGCAGTCCAGCAGACACCTGAGCGCTTACTGAGTTTAAGAGGTCTTCTTTGCATAGCAGAGAGGACTCTAAGGCTTGTTTGTGCATCAAAAACCTAAAGAGAAGATGTTCACATTCTTTACAAGTTCTGTTACTAGAAGTACCTTATGGGGTTTCTGAAAACGAGAAGCAATActggataaaaaattaaaaaatatgctgTGAAAGGacgcatatgtatatattttttgagagttggggagggaagggaaaaagaaagaatcctaagcaggctccacacccatcatGGAATCCCACgaggggctcaacctcatgaccctgacatgatgaactgagccaaaatcaagtcagatgtttaaccaaatgagccacccaggcactccaagataTCCCTATTTTTTGCTGACAAAATACAGAGCCTAAGTTATGAAAATTTGTGCCTTGTAAATGAGATGCTTTCTTAGGTTTCATAGCCCTAGATGAATGGCTGTTGGCTAAATAATATTAAGATTATTGATAATaagacaccattaaaaaaatgtgaaccaTTGGGGGTGTGTGGGTGTCTCGgttcagttaaatgtctgactcttgatttcaactcaggtcatgatctcagggtcctgggagcaaacCCCACCCTCAGCTCCAcacttggcaggaagtctgcttgagagtctcttcttctcacccatccctcccccagctcactctcttaaataaatcttaaaaaaaaaaatgaactactggatTCTCTGGAACATATccatagattttgttttttataaacgTTTCGTTCCCTTATGCCATACTAACACACAATgggattttgttctctgtagtatttgtgtctttaattttacCCCCTTCATATGGGTTATACCTCTTGATCATCATTTGTTTGCCTCTACACATCTTCATACTATAAACTTTTATTAGAATAAATATACTAACAAGTTAGGAATAAATAGTTATCTTTTCACTGTAATCTAATTTAGTTTAGCACTTGCACAATTACACAAAACACTGCTTACAACAGATTCTTTTTGAGGATATGaattctacatgaattcatttaaaagtaatataaaaatgcTGCATTTACCTGTGGTCCTCATTTGTAGCTATCAAGCTGGACACGTTCCGTAGTATCCCACCTCCACTCTCAATAATGGCTAACGTATTTGCCTGGCTTCGGTAAGTGAGAGTGCCGACCAGAAATGCTAGCGCACCGTCTACAGCACATATGTCAGCTTTATTCTCCGTGCAGTGTGCGGACAAGTTCCATAAAGCACTCAATACGCTTTTGAGGGTTGATTCCTATTAAGAAACAGAACATCTAATTAGAGTTGGAATATGTCATCTAATTAGAGTCATCTAATAGAGTTGGAATATGCCTCTTACAATTTCTATGTTTACTTCTACTGAGTAAGTTGTTATTGTCATTACTTATCTCCCCTGCTGCTCACCCCCCAAGGGCAAAGTATGGGCCCTCTCCATTTAGAAGAACTGATAAAATACCAACTGGAACTTAAGTAGTGATATCCCCATAGCACAAGCAGAACACAATACTTAACTAATGACCTTTTTGAACTTTATTCTAAGTGCTTAGAAGTACACACGTATCAAGAGCTCATATAAGAATATGAAACAGAACTGATGTGCATTCTGAAAAGAACACTTGCATGgtaatagaaaccagaaaaaaacaccaccaccaaaccCCTCTGTATGCTGATAGGAAGGCTATCTAAgacatattattaaataaaaggaGCAAGTTGCAGAGCAGGATGTACGAATATTCTGTTTGTATAAAAAGcacacatatatacttatatgtggTTGATTCAAAGGTAACAATATAATTTGTTAAAAAGTAAAGCATACTGAAAAAACCCCAATTTCTTAAAACTCCCAAGGAAACAGGTAATTCCAAAAACTAGAACTTCCTTGGTATATAACATCATAGCAAACTGTAACTGCTGCAAGAACAACACTGAGTATATAATTCGGGATATTTGGTTAAAACTTGCCATAATCCTGATGTTTTTTCTTCCTACTAAAATCAACTAAGGAACAAACATTCATTAAAAATCTACTCTGTGCCTATCACAATTAGAGGCACTCCAGAGGATACCAATATATAAGCTGATAACTGCTACTAGTttgcttaggggaaaaaaagaagcaaaaccatACATGAACAAAGGAAAGATTACTGCTACCTGAATTTaatcaaataaatgaagtatttcaTGGAGGAGAGCAGCTCTGTATAAGATAAGACCTGTATCTTCAGAAAGAAGACAGGTGTTCCTGGCATAGAAGAGGGAATCAGCAAGGGAGGACTGAGGAATagaaagaagacacagaggaGATCCAAGTCCATGCTGGGGAGCAGTGTTAGGTCAGGTGAGatggtaaaaaaagaaaacaaaaacttgaaagtcAGGGCAAACACTCTGGGCCTGACCCAATAAATAGCTAGCCACCATGTTCTCTTCATCAGGAAATTAAGAGAATCTAGGAGCAAATACTATTTATCAGGAGGCAGGGAGATGTGAGAAGGTTAagagctcaatttttttttttaaagattttatttatttatttgacagagagagagatcacaagtaggcagagaggcaggcagagagagagggggaagcgggctccccgctaagcagagagcccaacacggggctcgatcccaggaccctgagatcatgacctgagccaaaggcagcggcttaatccactgagccacccaggtgccccaagagctcAATTTTAATTACACTGTGACTGAGGTAAAGGTGGGATATTTAAAGTATCCCAGGAACAGAGAAAACAGCAACAGTTTAGATGTATAAGTGAGTTCAACTACAGATGGCCCAGAGGTCAGAGGTGAGAGGCAGGTAGGAAAACAGAAGTTGTTCTCTACAAGATTACATGTAGAGGAAAGGGTTTTGATTCAAAGAAGCTTTATAGTTAGACTTAGAGGAAAAATGATTAGAAGTTGTAGGTATAGATGGTAAAAACAAAGGAATTTCAAAAAGGTATGTGATCCAAAAGTATCAAATATAGGTGCAGGTAGAAAAGAAACCCCAGTTAAACTATAAACCTAGATTTTGTTAGAAGCAAAATTAAAAGGAACGGAAGAAGGTATGGCCAGTGAAGAAATGGAGCCAGTGATTTGTTCAGTGTTTTGGTTGCTAGAGGAAAAAGAGCAACACTGCAGGAGTTataagaagcaaaagaaaaggtttgtttgttttcctgattttcaaAACATGGGGCTTCTTATCGAGATAGTTGAAACAAAAAAGCCATCTCTATACTCAGTAGAGAAGATACAGAAGATAGGAGTAACAAACtgatagcttttatttttccccttaagattttctttatttgagagtgagagaatgagagagagagatcaaaagagTGGGGAGAGGttgagggagtagcagactccctgttaagcagagagcccctgatgtgggacttcatcccagaaccctaggatcatgatctgacccaaagcagatccttaaccaacagagtcaccGAGGAACCCGGGGACTAACAACTTTGAGTAAACACCAATGCTTGGGGCAGAGTGGGAGGATGGAAAGGTTCTGTGTGGAAAAGTAGAAGCCTGCTCAATGAAGGTAAAATGAGGCAATGCATGGGAATATGGAAGGTAGTTCTGACTCTCCTGGTCATTAGCAGTAAAGCTGAAACGGAAGAGatgatgaattaaaaaagaatgttcagAATGACTATTGCACTGAAtgtagaaaaagaggaaaaaagtaaattctAACACTGTTAGCCAGAAGCAGAcccaaaatttaaatttctgctgAGCCAGTTTTTCCAAGACTGGgcttacattaaaaatttatagaggaaaaaaaatttataggtGAATTTATGGATGATGATCTATAAAATATTACTCTTCCTTTATAAGAACAGGGTATGCCTTCCCATTTATTATGGTCTTCTTTTGCATTTCTCAGTAGGAGGAGTCTTTTAATTTAGCTTTCTCAGTTTGTAGCAACTATTTGTATAAAGATCTTTGTGGTCCTTGAAAGATAAAGTTATGAACTCTTAGCAACAATACAAGTTCCCataacacatacaaacacattaaatctttttgaaaatatacaCACTTGATGAGGAGTCTTAAAGTGTGGACGCTAATTTTTTGGTataattttattgaggtataattgaagAACAATAAACTGCACATCTTTCAAATGTGCAATATGATCACTTTCCATGTATGAGCaaacccatgaaaccatcactacattaaaaaaacaaacatttatatcATCTCCCCAAGTTTTCTAGTACCCTCTTGTAATCCACTCTCATGTTTTCTGTCATTATAGATTATTGTTTGTAccaacagttcatttttcaaATACCCAAATAGTATTGCAGTGTGGACATCCCATAATTTGTTTACCCAATCACCTGTCGATGGACATTAGAATTACTTCTAGTTTTTGGCTATCAAACAGTATTGCTGTGAACATCTGTGTTTAAGACTTTGCGTTGACAGGAATTTTTCTCTTAGGTAAATACTTAGGATTGGAATGGCTGGATTGTGTGGTtggtatatatttaactttaaaacacTGCCAAATGTTCTTCGAGGTGATATACcatcttacattcccaccagcagtgcatgagaaTTCCAGTTGCTTAACATCCTGGACAACACTTGGTTAATCTTTTACATTTTAACCAATATATgtaatggtatctcactgtagttttaatttgtatttccctcatgactaatgatgctgagtatcttttcaaGTGCTTATGAGCCTTTTACCTATCTTCTTACCTGCAAGAAATACAAGTGTTCTGCTGATTATTTTGAAGGTATTTTTGTGCAGATCCCAAGTATATTTGAACATTATAATTACAACCATTTTTTTAGTTGAATACTtttgtttctcattatttttcagtGGATTTTCTTGGGGTTTCCAGgtataaaataatttcacaaaaatacataaacaaacaaataaaaacaaaaaattctttgccttctctaaaaaggaaattttgaaggaaaaaatgtaGGCTGTAGGTCTAGCGGGACTTGCTGGGTGAAAGGAAGCCCAGATTAGCTAAGAAGACCTGCTTAATCCCTCCCAATTTCAagcttaatgtttttctttttaaattagctTAGTTTCTGAAGTAAATATGCCACCTGGTGCTATTTCcttttgaaaacaaattattaTTTGAGGC
It includes:
- the APC gene encoding adenomatous polyposis coli protein isoform X4; this encodes MAAASYDQLLKQVEALKMENSNLRQELEDNSNHLTKLETEASNMKEVLKQLQGSIEDEAMASSGQIDLLERLKELNLDSSNFPGVKLRSKMSLRSYGSREGSVSSRSGECSPVPMGSFPRRGFVNGSRENTGYLEELEKERSLLLADLDKEEKEKDWYYAQLQNLTKRIDSLPLTENFSLQTDMTRRQLEYEARQIRVAMEEQLGTCQDMEKRAQRRVTRIQQIEKDILRIRQLLQSQATEAERSSQNKHEAGSHEAERQNEGQGVAEINMATSGSGQGSSTRMDHETASVLSSSSTHSAPRRLTSHLGTKVEMVYSLLSMLGTHDKDDMSRTLLAMSSSQDSCISMRQSGCLPLLIQLLHGNDKDSVLLGNSRGSKEARARASAALHNIIHSQPDDKRGRREIRVLHLLEQIRAYCETCWEWQEAHEQGMDQDKNPMPAPVEHQICPAVCVLMKLSFDEEHRHAMNELGGLQAIAELLQVDCEMYGLTNDHYSITLRRYAGMALTNLTFGDVANKATLCSMKGCMRALVAQLKSESEDLQQVIASVLRNLSWRADVNSKKTLREVGSVKALMECALEVKKESTLKSVLSALWNLSAHCTENKADICAVDGALAFLVGTLTYRSQANTLAIIESGGGILRNVSSLIATNEDHRQILRENNCLQTLLQHLKSHSLTIVSNACGTLWNLSARNPKDQEALWDMGAVSMLKNLIHSKHKMIAMGSAAALRNLMANRPAKYKDANIMSPGSSLPSLHVRKQKALEAELDAQHLSETFDNIDNLSPKASHRNKQRHKQSLYSDYVFDTNRHDDNRSDNFNTGNMTVLSPYLNTTVLPSSSSSRGSLDSSRSEKDRSLERERGISLGNYHPATENSGTSSKRGLQISTTAAQIAKVMEEVSAIHTSQEDRSSGSTTELHCGTDERNALRRSSTAHTHANTYNFSKSEGSNRTCPMPYASLEYKRSSNDSLNSVSSSDGYGKRGQMKPSIESYSEDDESKFCSYGQYPADLAHKIHSANHMDDNDGELDTPINYSLKYSDEQLNSGRQSPSQNERWARPKHIIEDEIKQSEQRQPRSQSTTYPVYTESTDDKHLKFQPHFGQQECVSPYRSRGASGSETNRVGSNHGINQNVNQSLCQEDDYEDDKPTNYSERYSEEEQHEEEERPTNYSIKYNEEKHHVDQPIDYSLKYATDIPSSQKPPFSFSKNSSGQSTKTEHISSSSENTSTPSSNAKRQNQHHPSSAQSRNGQTPKATSCKVPSINQETIQTYCVEDTPICFSRCSSLSSLSSAEDEIGCDRATQETDSANTLQIAEIKENSGTRTTEDSVSEVPTVSQHIRTKSSRLQASGLPAESTRHKAVEFSSGAKSPSKSGAQTPKSPPEHYVQETPLMFSRCTSVSSLDSFESRSIASSVQSEPCSGMVSGIISPSDLPDSPGQTMPPSRSKTPPPPPQTVQTKREVPKNKAPAVEKRESGPKQAAVNAAVQRVQVLPDADTLLHFATESTPDGFSCSSSLSALSLDEPFIQKDVELRIMPPVQENDNGNETESEQPEEANENQEKETEKPIDSEKDLLDDSDDDDIEILEECIISAMPTKSSRKAKKPAQTASKLPPPVARKPSQLPVYKLLPSQNRLQAQKHVSFTPGDDMPRVYCVEGTPINFSTATSLSDLTIESPPNELAAGEGVRTGPQSSDFEKRDTIPTEGRSTDEAQRGKTPSVTISELDDSKTEEGDILAECINSAMPKGKSHKPFRVKKIMDQVQQASMSSSGTNKNQLDGKKKKPTSPVKPIPQNTEYRTRVRKNADSKNNLNAERTFSDNKDSKKQNLKNSSKDFNDKLPNNEDRVRGSFTFDSPHHYTPIEGTPYCFSRNDSLSSLDFDDDDVDLSREKAELRKGKENKESEAKVTSHTELTTNQQSANKTQAVTKHPINRGQSKPLLQKQSTFPQSSKDVPDRGAATDEKLQNFAIENTPVCFSRNSSLSSLSDIDQENNNNKENEPIKKTEPPNSQGEPSKPQASGYAPKSFHVEDTPVCFSRNSSLSSLSIDSEDDLLQECISSAMPKKKKPSRLKGDNEKHSPRNMSGILAEDLTLDLKDIQRPDSEHGLSPDSENFDWKAIQEGANSIVSSLHQAAAAACLSRQASSDSDSILSLKSGISLGSPFHLTPDQEEKPFTSNKGPRILKPGEKSTLETKKIESENKGIKGGKKVYKSLLTGKVRSNSEISNQMKQSLQANMPSISRGRTMIHIPGVRNSSSSTSPVSKKGPPLKTPASKSPSEGQTATTSPRGAKPSVKSELSPVTRPTSQPAVANKGPSRSGSRDSTPSRPAQQPLSRPMQSPGRNSISPGRNGISPPNKLSQLPRTSSPSTASTKSSGSGKMSYTSPGRQMSQQNLTKQTGLSKNGSSIPRSESASKGLNQINNSNGASKKVELSRMSSTKSSGSESDRSERPVLVRQSTFIKEAPSPTLRRKLEESASFESLSPSSRPDSPTRSQAQTPVLSPSLPDMSLSTHSSVQSGGWRKLPPNLSPTIEYNDGRPAKRHDIARSHSESPSRLPINRSGTWKREHSKHSSSLPRVSTWRRTGSSSSILSASSESSEKAKSEDEKHVNSISGTKQTKENQVSTKGTWRKIKESEISPTNSTSQTTSSGAANGAESKTLIYQMAPAVSKTEDVWVRIEDCPINNPRSGRSPTGNTPPVIDTVSEKGNPNAKDAKDNQGKQNVGNGSAPVRTMGLENRLNSFIQVEAPDQKGTEAKPGQSNPVPASETSESSVADRTPFSSSSSSKHSSPSGTVAARVTPFNYNPSPRKSSADSTSARPSQIPTPVNNNTKKRDSKTDSTESSGTQSPKRHSGSYLVTSV